A portion of the Sus scrofa isolate TJ Tabasco breed Duroc chromosome 5, Sscrofa11.1, whole genome shotgun sequence genome contains these proteins:
- the LUM gene encoding lumican precursor has protein sequence MHLGVFTLLLATIGSASGHYYDDDDYYFPLSIYGRSSPNCAPECNCPESYPTAMYCDELKLKSVPMVPPGIKYLYLRNNQIDHIDDKAFENVTDLEWLILDHNLLENSKIKGRVFSKLKQLKKLHINYNNLTESVGPLPKSLVDLQLTNNKISKLGSFDGLVNLTFIHLQHNQLKEDAVSAAFRGLKGLEYLDLSFNQMTKLPSGLPVSLLTLYLDNNKISNIPDEYFKHFSGLQYLRLSHNELADSGIPGNSFNLSSLLELDLSYNKLKNIPTVNENLENYYLEVNELEKFEVKSFCKILGPLSYSKIKHLRLDGNRITQTSLPPDMYECLRVANEITVN, from the exons ATGCATCTAGGCGTGTTTACTCTCCTCTTGGCGACAATCGGCAGCGCCAGTGGCCACTACTATGATGACGACGATTATTACTTCCCCCTCTCGATTTATGGGCGATCATCGCCCAACTGTGCCCCGGAATGCAATTGCCCTGAGAGCTACCCAACGGCCATGTACTGCGATGAGCTGAAATTGAAAAGCGTGCCAATGGTGCCTCCTGGAATCAAGTACCTTTACCTGAGAAACAACCAGATCGACCATATCGACGACAAGGCCTTTGAAAATGTGACTGATCTAGAGTGGCTCATTCTAGATCATAACCTTCTagaaaactccaaaataaaaggaagagtttTCTCTAAACTGAAGCAACTGAAGAAGCTGCATATAAATTACAACAATCTGACCGAGTCTGTAGGCCCACTCCCCAAATCCCTGGTGGACCTGCAGCTCACTAATAACAAAATCTCGAAGCTCGGCTCCTTTGATGGACTGGTCAACCTGACTTTTATCCACCTGCAACACAATCAGCTGAAAGAGGATGCCGTTTCAGCGGCTTTTAGAGGTCTTAAGGGGCTCGAATACCTTGACTTGAGCTTCAATCAGATGACCAAactgccttctggcctcccaGTATCTCTTCTAACTCTCTACTTAGACAACAATAAGATCAGCAACATCCCAGATGAGTATTTCAAGCATTTCAGTGGCCTGCAGTACCTGCGTTTGTCTCATAATGAACTGGCTGATAGTGGAATACCTggaaattcttttaatttatcatCTCTGCTGGAGCTGGATCTCTCCTACAATAAGCTTAAAAACATACCGACTGTCAATGAAAACCTTGAAAACTATTACCTGGAGGTCAATGAACTTGAAA AGTTTGAAGTAAAGAGCTTCTGTAAGATCCTGGGACCATTATCCTACTCCAAGATCAAACATTTGCGTTTGGATGGCAATCGCATCACCCAAACTAGTCTACCACCTGACATGTATGAGTGTCTACGCGTAGCAAATGAAATCACCGTTAATTAA